The Glycine soja cultivar W05 chromosome 8, ASM419377v2, whole genome shotgun sequence genome has a window encoding:
- the LOC114422605 gene encoding uncharacterized protein LOC114422605, with amino-acid sequence MCSSMTKVTVGIEAATATSLVARINGRPVLQPTCNRFPNLERRNSIKKLSPKSPCPPSPPLPSKTPLAPLVSPKSKSPRPPPIKRGNESTGLNSSSEKIVTPRNTIKTPTLERKKSKSFKERSYDALGLSASTEASLSYSSNLITESPGSIAAVRREQMALQHAQRKMKIAHYGRSKSAKFERVVPLDPSSNLTSKTSEEEKRCSFITANSDPIYIAYHDEEWGVPVHDDKMLFELLVLSGAQVGSDWTSILKKRQDFRAAFSEFDVATLANLTDKQMVSISLEYGIDISQVRGVVDNANRILEINKDFGSFDKYIWGFVNHKPISTQYKFGHKIPVKTSKSESISKDMIRRGFRCVGPTVLHSFMQAAGLTNDHLITCHRHLQCTLLASSPHCTTEHSL; translated from the exons ATGTGCAGTTCCATGACCAAGGTGACTGTAGGCATAGAAGCAGCCACAGCTACCTCTCTGGTAGCCAGAATCAACGGCCGGCCGGTCCTTCAACCGACTTGTAACCGATTTCCTAACCTTGAGAGGAGAAATTCAATCAAGAAACTGTCACCAAAATCACCATGTCCTCCATCACCACCACTTCCAAGCAAAACCCCATTGGCACCTCTAGTTTCTCCAAAGTCTAAGTCCCCAAGGCCTCCACCTATAAAGAGAGGCAATGAGAGTACTGGACTTAACTCAAGTTCTGAAAAGATTGTGACACCAAGAAACACCATAAAAACTCCAACTCTAGAGAGGAAAAAGTCCAAGAGTTTTAAGGAAAGGTCATATGATGCTTTAGGCCTTTCTGCCTCCACAGAGGCATCATTAAGTTACTCTTCCAATTTGATCACTGAATCCCCTGGGAGCATAGCTGCAGTGAGGAGAGAACAGATGGCACTGCAGCATGCgcagagaaaaatgaagattgCTCATTATGGAAGATCAAAGTCTGCAAAGTTTGAAAGAGTTGTTCCTCTTGATCCTTCATCCAATCTTACTTCAAAGACAAGTGAGGAGGAGAAGAGATGCAGCTTTATCACAGCCAATTCAG ATCCCATCTATATTGCTTATCATGATGAAGAATGGGGAGTTCCAGTTCATGATGACAA GATGTTGTTTGAACTTCTAGTTTTAAGTGGTGCTCAAGTAGGATCAGATTGGACCTCAATCTTGAAGAAACGCCAGGATTTCAG GGCTGCATTTTCTGAATTTGATGTAGCAACTTTGGCCAACTTGACTGATAAGCAAATGGTGTCGATTAGTTTGGAATATGGGATTGATATAAGCCAAGTTCGAGGTGTTGTTGACAATGCTAACCGAATTTTAGAG ATTAACAAGGACTTTGGTTCATTTGATAAATACATTTGGGGTTTTGTCAATCACAAACCCATCTCCACTCAATACAAGTTCGGCCACAAGATCCCAGTTAAGACATCAAAGTCAGAGAGCATAAGCAAAGACATGATCAGAAGGGGGTTTAGGTGTGTAGGTCCCACAGTGCTTCATTCATTTATGCAAGCAGCTGGACTCACCAATGACCACTTAATCACTTGCCACAGACACTTGCAATGCACCTTATTGGCATCTAGCCCCCATTGCACCACAGAGCACTCTCTATAG